The Glycine soja cultivar W05 chromosome 6, ASM419377v2, whole genome shotgun sequence genome has a window encoding:
- the LOC114415999 gene encoding probable magnesium transporter NIPA4, translated as MHAVDTGQCLLVKGWKGSSWSFPHGKKSKDEEDHACAIREVMEETGFDVSKLLNKDEYLEVIFGQQRVRFYIIAGVKDDTTFAPLTKKEISDGAENGYGAKATEILDQVRGSHSFIFLVHCLRDGSCAIVTDYPKLYLTGSGGYSYLYEPLWWVGMITMIVGEIANFAAYAFAPAILVTPLGALTIIISAALAQIILRERLHIFRILGCILCVVGCTTIVLHAPQEREIESLSEVWDLAMEPSFLFYAAFVIIATFILIFHFIPLYGQTHIMVYIGVCSLVGSITFNDIPSTLAVNYITFGIGC; from the exons ATGCATGCTGTGGACACTGGACAGTGCTTGCTAGTGAAGGGATGGAAAGGTTCAAGCTGGAGCTTCCCTCATGGAAAAAAGAGCAAAGACGAAGAAGATCATGCATGTGCCATTAGAGAA GTCATGGAAGAAACAGGTTTTGATGTTTCAAAACTTCTAAACAAGGATGAATACCTTGAAGTTATTTTTGGACAACAGAGAGTTAGGTTTTACATTATTGCTGGAGTGAAAGATGATACAACATTTGCTCCTCTTACCAAAAAGGAAATCAGT GATGGTGCCGAGAATGGTTATGGTGCTAAAGCAACAGAAATTCTCGATCAAGTTAGAGGAAG ccattcctttatttttttggttcattGTCTCCGTGATGGATCATGTGCAATAGTGACTGACTATCCAAAATTATATCTAACAGGAAGTGGAGGTTATTCTTACTTGTATGAGCCGCTTTGGTGGGTGGGAATGATAACAA TGATTGTTGGGGAGATTGCCAATTTTGCAGCTTATGCATTTGCCCCAGCTATATTGGTCACCCCTCTTGGTGCTCTTACCATTATTATCAG TGCTGCTCTTGCTCAAATTATTTTACGGGAGAGGCTACATATTTTTCGAATTCTTGGTTGCATTTTGTGTGTCGTGGGATGTACAACAATTGTTTTGCATGCTCCTCAAGAACGGGAAATTGAATCTCTTTCAGAAGTGTGGGATCTTGCTATGGAACCAT CATTTCTCTTTTATGCAGCTTTCGTAATAATAGCTACTTTTATCCTTATCTTCCACTTCATTCCTCTCTATGGCCAAACACACATAATGGTTTATATCGGTGTTTGTTCCCTTGTAGGTTCTATAACG TTCAATGATATTCCTTCAACTTTGGCAGTAAATTATATCACTTTTGGAATTGGCTGCTAA